One genomic region from Anopheles funestus chromosome X unlocalized genomic scaffold, idAnoFuneDA-416_04 X_unloc_73, whole genome shotgun sequence encodes:
- the LOC125774025 gene encoding uncharacterized protein LOC125774025 isoform X9: protein MLITWSVSNGSSIVAHIWIDLVISYQKLFYADVLSCLWKKLFEVQRLNIFSTFPKKFLILPLWMLITRSVSNGSSIVAHIWIDLVISYQKLFYADVLSCLWKKLFEVQRLNFFSTFPKKFLILPLWMLITRSVSNGSSIVAHIWIDLVISYQKLFYADVLSCLWKKLFEVQRLKIFSIFPKKILILPLWMLITRSVSNGSSIVAHIWIDLVISYQKLFYVDVLSCLWKKLFEVQRLNIFSTFPKKFLILPLWMLITRSVSNGSSIVAHIWIDLVISYQKLFYADVLSCLWKKLFEVQRLNIFSTFPKKFLILPLWMLITRSVSNGSSIVAHIWIDLVISYQKLFYADVLSCLWKKLFEVQRLNIFSTFPKKFLILPLWMLITRSVSNGSSIVAHIWKDLLISYQKLFYADVLSCLWKKLFEKVASNTLNGLYELPTFRLISRDSHFNFYF from the exons atgcttataacttggtcagtttccaatggatcttcaattgtagcacatatttggatagatctggtcattagctaccaaaagttattctacgccgatgtgctaagttgtctgtggaaaaagttattcgaggtacaaagacttaacattttctcaacttttccaaaaaaattcctcattttgccactttggatgcttataactcggtcagtttccaatggatcttcaattgtagcacatatttggatagatctggtcattagctaccaaaagttattctacgccgatgtgctaagttgtctgtggaaaaagttattcgaggtacaaagacttaactttttctcaacttttccaaaaaaattcctcattttgccactttggatgcttataactcggtcagtttccaatggatcttcaattgtagcacatatttggatagatctggtcattagctaccaaaagttattctacgccgatgtgctaagttgtctgtggaaaaagttattcgaggtacaaagacttaaaattttctcaatttttcctaaaaaaatcctcattttgccactttggatgcttataactcggtcagtttccaatggatcttcaattgtagcacatatttggatagatctggtcattagctaccaaaagttattctacgtcgatgtgctaagttgtctgtggaaaaagttattcgaggtacaaagacttaacattttctcaacttttccaaaaaaattcctcattttgccactttggatgcttataactcggtcagtttccaatggatcttcaattgtagcacatatttggatagatctggtcattagctaccaaaagttattctacgccgatgtgctaagttgtctgtggaaaaagttattcgaggtacaaagacttaacattttctcaacttttccaaaaaaattcctcattttgccactttggatgcttataactcggtcagtttccaatggatcttcaattgtagcacatatttggatagatctagtcattagctaccaaaagttattctacgccgatgtgctaagttgtctgtggaaaaagttattcgag gtacaaagacttaacattttctcaacttttccaaaaaaattcctcattttgccactttggatgcttataactcggtcagtttccaatggatcttcaattgtagcacatatttggaaagatctgctcatcagctaccaaaagttattctacgccgatgtgctaagttgtctgtggaaaaagttattcgaaaaagtagcttctaatactttgaatggcttatacgaattgcctaccttcaggctgatttctcgcgattcgcatttcaatttctatttttga
- the LOC125774025 gene encoding uncharacterized protein LOC125774025 isoform X7: protein MLITRSVSNGSSIVAHIWIDLVISYQKLFHAVVLSCLWKKLFEVQRLNIFSTFPKKFLILPLWMLITWSVSNGSSIVAHIWIDLVISYQKLFYADVLSCLWKKLFEVQRLNIFSTFPKKFLILPLWMLITRSVSNGSSIVAHIWIDLVISYQKLFYADVLSCLWKKLFEVQRLNFFSTFPKKFLILPLWMLITRSVSNGSSIVAHIWIDLVISYQKLFYADVLSCLWKKLFEVQRLKIFSIFPKKILILPLWMLITRSVSNGSSIVAHIWIDLVISYQKLFYVDVLSCLWKKLFEVQRLNIFSTFPKKFLILPLWMLITRSVSNGSSIVAHIWIDLVISYQKLFYADVLSCLWKKLFEVQRLNIFSTFPKKFLILPLWMLITRSVSNGSSIVAHIWIDLVISYQKLFYADVLSCLWKKLFEVQRLNIFSTFPKKFLILPLWMLITRSVSNGSSIVAHIWKDLLISYQKLFYADVLSCLWKKLFEKVASNTLNGLYELPTFRLISRDSHFNFYF, encoded by the exons atgcttataactcggtcagtttccaatggatcttcaattgtagcacatatttggatagatctggtcattagctaccaaaagttattccacgccgttgtgctaagttgtctgtggaaaaagttattcgaggtacaaagacttaacattttctcaacttttccaaaaaaattcctcatattgccactttggatgcttataacttggtcagtttccaatggatcttcaattgtagcacatatttggatagatctggtcattagctaccaaaagttattctacgccgatgtgctaagttgtctgtggaaaaagttattcgaggtacaaagacttaacattttctcaacttttccaaaaaaattcctcattttgccactttggatgcttataactcggtcagtttccaatggatcttcaattgtagcacatatttggatagatctggtcattagctaccaaaagttattctacgccgatgtgctaagttgtctgtggaaaaagttattcgaggtacaaagacttaactttttctcaacttttccaaaaaaattcctcattttgccactttggatgcttataactcggtcagtttccaatggatcttcaattgtagcacatatttggatagatctggtcattagctaccaaaagttattctacgccgatgtgctaagttgtctgtggaaaaagttattcgaggtacaaagacttaaaattttctcaatttttcctaaaaaaatcctcattttgccactttggatgcttataactcggtcagtttccaatggatcttcaattgtagcacatatttggatagatctggtcattagctaccaaaagttattctacgtcgatgtgctaagttgtctgtggaaaaagttattcgaggtacaaagacttaacattttctcaacttttccaaaaaaattcctcattttgccactttggatgcttataactcggtcagtttccaatggatcttcaattgtagcacatatttggatagatctggtcattagctaccaaaagttattctacgccgatgtgctaagttgtctgtggaaaaagttattcgaggtacaaagacttaacattttctcaacttttccaaaaaaattcctcattttgccactttggatgcttataactcggtcagtttccaatggatcttcaattgtagcacatatttggatagatctagtcattagctaccaaaagttattctacgccgatgtgctaagttgtctgtggaaaaagttattcgag gtacaaagacttaacattttctcaacttttccaaaaaaattcctcattttgccactttggatgcttataactcggtcagtttccaatggatcttcaattgtagcacatatttggaaagatctgctcatcagctaccaaaagttattctacgccgatgtgctaagttgtctgtggaaaaagttattcgaaaaagtagcttctaatactttgaatggcttatacgaattgcctaccttcaggctgatttctcgcgattcgcatttcaatttctatttttga
- the LOC125774025 gene encoding uncharacterized protein LOC125774025 isoform X5 translates to MLITRSVSNGSSIVAHIWIDLVISYQKLFYADVLSCLWKKLFEVQRLNFFSTFPKKFLILPLWMLITRSVSNGSSIVAHIWIDLVISYQKLFYADVLSCLWKKLFEVQRLNIFSTFPKKFLILPLWMLITWSVSNGSSIVAHIWIDLVISYQKLFYADVLSCLWKKLFEVQRLNIFSTFPKKFLILPLWMLITRSVSNGSSIVAHIWIDLVISYQKLFYADVLSCLWKKLFEVQRLNFFSTFPKKFLILPLWMLITRSVSNGSSIVAHIWIDLVISYQKLFYADVLSCLWKKLFEVQRLKIFSIFPKKILILPLWMLITRSVSNGSSIVAHIWIDLVISYQKLFYVDVLSCLWKKLFEVQRLNIFSTFPKKFLILPLWMLITRSVSNGSSIVAHIWIDLVISYQKLFYADVLSCLWKKLFEVQRLNIFSTFPKKFLILPLWMLITRSVSNGSSIVAHIWIDLVISYQKLFYADVLSCLWKKLFEVQRLNIFSTFPKKFLILPLWMLITRSVSNGSSIVAHIWKDLLISYQKLFYADVLSCLWKKLFEKVASNTLNGLYELPTFRLISRDSHFNFYF, encoded by the exons atgcttataactcggtcagtttccaatggatcttcaattgtagcacatatttggatagatctggtcattagctaccaaaagttattctacgccgatgtgctaagttgtctgtggaaaaagttattcgaggtacaaagacttaactttttctcaacttttccaaaaaaattcctcattttgccactttggatgcttataactcggtcagtttccaatggatcttcaattgtagcacatatttggatagatctggtcattagctaccaaaagttattctacgccgatgtgctaagttgtctgtggaaaaagttattcgag gtacaaagacttaacattttctcaacttttccaaaaaaattcctcatattgccactttggatgcttataacttggtcagtttccaatggatcttcaattgtagcacatatttggatagatctggtcattagctaccaaaagttattctacgccgatgtgctaagttgtctgtggaaaaagttattcgaggtacaaagacttaacattttctcaacttttccaaaaaaattcctcattttgccactttggatgcttataactcggtcagtttccaatggatcttcaattgtagcacatatttggatagatctggtcattagctaccaaaagttattctacgccgatgtgctaagttgtctgtggaaaaagttattcgaggtacaaagacttaactttttctcaacttttccaaaaaaattcctcattttgccactttggatgcttataactcggtcagtttccaatggatcttcaattgtagcacatatttggatagatctggtcattagctaccaaaagttattctacgccgatgtgctaagttgtctgtggaaaaagttattcgaggtacaaagacttaaaattttctcaatttttcctaaaaaaatcctcattttgccactttggatgcttataactcggtcagtttccaatggatcttcaattgtagcacatatttggatagatctggtcattagctaccaaaagttattctacgtcgatgtgctaagttgtctgtggaaaaagttattcgaggtacaaagacttaacattttctcaacttttccaaaaaaattcctcattttgccactttggatgcttataactcggtcagtttccaatggatcttcaattgtagcacatatttggatagatctggtcattagctaccaaaagttattctacgccgatgtgctaagttgtctgtggaaaaagttattcgaggtacaaagacttaacattttctcaacttttccaaaaaaattcctcattttgccactttggatgcttataactcggtcagtttccaatggatcttcaattgtagcacatatttggatagatctagtcattagctaccaaaagttattctacgccgatgtgctaagttgtctgtggaaaaagttattcgag gtacaaagacttaacattttctcaacttttccaaaaaaattcctcattttgccactttggatgcttataactcggtcagtttccaatggatcttcaattgtagcacatatttggaaagatctgctcatcagctaccaaaagttattctacgccgatgtgctaagttgtctgtggaaaaagttattcgaaaaagtagcttctaatactttgaatggcttatacgaattgcctaccttcaggctgatttctcgcgattcgcatttcaatttctatttttga
- the LOC125774025 gene encoding uncharacterized protein LOC125774025 isoform X11, with the protein MLITRSVSNGSSIVAHIWIDLVISYQKLFYADVLSCLWKKLFEVQRLNFFSTFPKKFLILPLWMLITRSVSNGSSIVAHIWIDLVISYQKLFYADVLSCLWKKLFEVQRLKIFSIFPKKILILPLWMLITRSVSNGSSIVAHIWIDLVISYQKLFYVDVLSCLWKKLFEVQRLNIFSTFPKKFLILPLWMLITRSVSNGSSIVAHIWIDLVISYQKLFYADVLSCLWKKLFEVQRLNIFSTFPKKFLILPLWMLITRSVSNGSSIVAHIWIDLVISYQKLFYADVLSCLWKKLFEVQRLNIFSTFPKKFLILPLWMLITRSVSNGSSIVAHIWKDLLISYQKLFYADVLSCLWKKLFEKVASNTLNGLYELPTFRLISRDSHFNFYF; encoded by the exons atgcttataactcggtcagtttccaatggatcttcaattgtagcacatatttggatagatctggtcattagctaccaaaagttattctacgccgatgtgctaagttgtctgtggaaaaagttattcgaggtacaaagacttaactttttctcaacttttccaaaaaaattcctcattttgccactttggatgcttataactcggtcagtttccaatggatcttcaattgtagcacatatttggatagatctggtcattagctaccaaaagttattctacgccgatgtgctaagttgtctgtggaaaaagttattcgaggtacaaagacttaaaattttctcaatttttcctaaaaaaatcctcattttgccactttggatgcttataactcggtcagtttccaatggatcttcaattgtagcacatatttggatagatctggtcattagctaccaaaagttattctacgtcgatgtgctaagttgtctgtggaaaaagttattcgaggtacaaagacttaacattttctcaacttttccaaaaaaattcctcattttgccactttggatgcttataactcggtcagtttccaatggatcttcaattgtagcacatatttggatagatctggtcattagctaccaaaagttattctacgccgatgtgctaagttgtctgtggaaaaagttattcgaggtacaaagacttaacattttctcaacttttccaaaaaaattcctcattttgccactttggatgcttataactcggtcagtttccaatggatcttcaattgtagcacatatttggatagatctagtcattagctaccaaaagttattctacgccgatgtgctaagttgtctgtggaaaaagttattcgag gtacaaagacttaacattttctcaacttttccaaaaaaattcctcattttgccactttggatgcttataactcggtcagtttccaatggatcttcaattgtagcacatatttggaaagatctgctcatcagctaccaaaagttattctacgccgatgtgctaagttgtctgtggaaaaagttattcgaaaaagtagcttctaatactttgaatggcttatacgaattgcctaccttcaggctgatttctcgcgattcgcatttcaatttctatttttga
- the LOC125774025 gene encoding uncharacterized protein LOC125774025 isoform X2 translates to MLITRSVSNGSSIVAHIWIDLVISYQKLFYADVLSCLWKKLFEVQRLNIFSTFPKKILILPLWMLITRSVSDGSSIVAHIWIDLVISYQKLFYVDVLSCLWKKLFEVQRLNIFSTFPKKILILPLWMLITRSVSNGSSIVAHIWIDLVISYQKLFYADVLSCLWKKLFEVQRLNIFSTFPKKFLILPLWMLITRSVSNGSSIVAHIWIDLVISYQKLFYADVLSCLWKKLFEVQRLNIFSTFPKKFLILPLWMLITWSVSNGSSIVAHIWIDLVISYQKLFYADVLSCLWKKLFEVQRLNIFSTFPKKFLILPLWMLITRSVSNGSSIVAHIWIDLVISYQKLFYADVLSCLWKKLFEVQRLNFFSTFPKKFLILPLWMLITRSVSNGSSIVAHIWIDLVISYQKLFYADVLSCLWKKLFEVQRLKIFSIFPKKILILPLWMLITRSVSNGSSIVAHIWIDLVISYQKLFYVDVLSCLWKKLFEVQRLNIFSTFPKKFLILPLWMLITRSVSNGSSIVAHIWIDLVISYQKLFYADVLSCLWKKLFEVQRLNIFSTFPKKFLILPLWMLITRSVSNGSSIVAHIWIDLVISYQKLFYADVLSCLWKKLFEVQRLNIFSTFPKKFLILPLWMLITRSVSNGSSIVAHIWKDLLISYQKLFYADVLSCLWKKLFEKVASNTLNGLYELPTFRLISRDSHFNFYF, encoded by the exons atgcttataactcggtcagtttccaatggatcttcaattgtagcacatatttggatagatctggtcattagctaccaaaagttattctacgccgatgtgctaagttgtctgtggaaaaagttattcgaggtacaaagacttaacattttctcaacttttccaaaaaaaatcctcattttgccactttggatgcttataactcggtcagtttccgatggatcttcaattgtagcacatatttggatagatctggtcattagctaccaaaagttattctacgtcgatgtgctaagttgtctgtggaaaaagttattcgag gtacaaagacttaacattttctcaacttttccaaaaaaaatcctcattttgccactttggatgcttataactcggtcagtttccaatggatcttcaattgtagcacatatttggatagatctggtcattagctaccaaaagttattctacgccgatgtgctaagttgtctgtggaaaaagttatttgaggtacaaagacttaacattttctcaacttttccaaaaaaattcctcattttgccactttggatgcttataactcggtcagtttccaatggatcttcaattgtagcacatatttggatagatctggtcattagctaccaaaagttattctacgccgatgtgctaagttgtctgtggaaaaagttattcgag gtacaaagacttaacattttctcaacttttccaaaaaaattcctcatattgccactttggatgcttataacttggtcagtttccaatggatcttcaattgtagcacatatttggatagatctggtcattagctaccaaaagttattctacgccgatgtgctaagttgtctgtggaaaaagttattcgaggtacaaagacttaacattttctcaacttttccaaaaaaattcctcattttgccactttggatgcttataactcggtcagtttccaatggatcttcaattgtagcacatatttggatagatctggtcattagctaccaaaagttattctacgccgatgtgctaagttgtctgtggaaaaagttattcgaggtacaaagacttaactttttctcaacttttccaaaaaaattcctcattttgccactttggatgcttataactcggtcagtttccaatggatcttcaattgtagcacatatttggatagatctggtcattagctaccaaaagttattctacgccgatgtgctaagttgtctgtggaaaaagttattcgaggtacaaagacttaaaattttctcaatttttcctaaaaaaatcctcattttgccactttggatgcttataactcggtcagtttccaatggatcttcaattgtagcacatatttggatagatctggtcattagctaccaaaagttattctacgtcgatgtgctaagttgtctgtggaaaaagttattcgaggtacaaagacttaacattttctcaacttttccaaaaaaattcctcattttgccactttggatgcttataactcggtcagtttccaatggatcttcaattgtagcacatatttggatagatctggtcattagctaccaaaagttattctacgccgatgtgctaagttgtctgtggaaaaagttattcgaggtacaaagacttaacattttctcaacttttccaaaaaaattcctcattttgccactttggatgcttataactcggtcagtttccaatggatcttcaattgtagcacatatttggatagatctagtcattagctaccaaaagttattctacgccgatgtgctaagttgtctgtggaaaaagttattcgag gtacaaagacttaacattttctcaacttttccaaaaaaattcctcattttgccactttggatgcttataactcggtcagtttccaatggatcttcaattgtagcacatatttggaaagatctgctcatcagctaccaaaagttattctacgccgatgtgctaagttgtctgtggaaaaagttattcgaaaaagtagcttctaatactttgaatggcttatacgaattgcctaccttcaggctgatttctcgcgattcgcatttcaatttctatttttga